A region from the Dermacentor andersoni chromosome 11, qqDerAnde1_hic_scaffold, whole genome shotgun sequence genome encodes:
- the LOC140214153 gene encoding beta-1,3-galactosyltransferase 1-like: protein MPSFKYVTQAAKFCERAAKRTSVLIGVVSTTDHFEARAAIRDTWGGTALKMDFVVIFLLGKTLDQEVQRKVFAEQGLYDDIVQGDFLDTYRNLTCKTVMLIRWARERCSGVNFVLKTDDDMLVSVWDLAVVVNGLEGVKRTMWGHLYRDHQPHRNVSSKWYVSRKEYAPDTYPPFLSGTGYLISGDSIAALEELTHDECFFPLEDIYLTAIVAERAQCRFAYDELLFRGHVISEFGVRPDPQKTAAMSK from the exons ATGCCTAGCTTCAAGTACGTAACACAGGCGGCAAAATTTTGTGAACGGGCTGCTAAACGAACATCGGTGCTTATCGGTGTTGTTTCAACGACGGACCACTTCGAGGCTCGAGCAGCGATCCGGGATACGTGGGGCGGCACGGCCCTCAAAATGGACTTCGTTGTCATCTTCCTGCTGGGAAAGACACTGGACCAGGAAGTACAGCGCAAGGTATTCGCAGAACAAGGCCTTTACGATGATATCGTTCAGGGAGACTTTCTCGACACCTACAGGAACCTCACCTGCAAGACTGTGATGCTGATCCGCTGGGCTCGGGAAAGGTGCTCGGGGGTTAATTTTGTGCTGAAGACCGACGACGACATGCTGGTCAGCGTATGGGACCTCGCCGTCGTCGTCAACGGTTTGGAGGGAGTCAAACGCACAATGTGGGGTCATCTGTATCGCGATCATCAACCCCATCGCAACGTATCCTCCAAGTGGTATGTGTCTAGGAAAGAATACGCGCCAGATACATATCCCCCATTCCTCTCGGGGACCGGATACCTAATATCTGGTGACAGTATTGCCGCACTAGAGGAGCTCACGCACGACGAGTGCTTCTTCCCTCTCGAAGACATCTACCTGACCGCCATCGTTGCGGAGAGAGCTCAA tgccgcttcgcttacgacgagcttctgttccggGGCCACGTAATCAGCGAATTTGGAGTCCGCCcggacccgcagaagacagctgccatgtCGAAGTAA